From the Cyanobacteriota bacterium genome, one window contains:
- a CDS encoding response regulator transcription factor: MATSNAKILVVDDDPAIRNLIHRFLAKHDYQMESAKDGKTALEIFASFRPDLVILDLNLPDVTGYSLCQEMQSRTNVFVLMLTSRTDEADKIRGFSQGADDYITKPFSLGELEVRVEALLRRARDMKPQENQVLVFNNLVIDAERREVTINNELIPLTALEFDLLYFLASHPGRVWRREELIQQVWDYEYVGDKRVVDVHIGQIRKKIEIDTSQPALIQTVRGVGYKFEGSQA, from the coding sequence ATGGCGACATCAAATGCCAAGATCTTAGTCGTTGACGACGACCCCGCTATTCGCAATCTCATCCATCGATTTTTGGCAAAGCATGATTACCAAATGGAATCTGCCAAAGATGGCAAGACAGCGTTGGAAATTTTTGCAAGTTTTCGTCCAGATTTAGTCATTTTGGATTTGAATTTGCCTGACGTTACTGGTTACAGTCTGTGTCAAGAGATGCAGAGCCGCACTAATGTGTTTGTGTTGATGTTAACCAGCCGCACAGACGAGGCTGATAAAATTCGTGGCTTTTCCCAAGGTGCAGACGATTACATCACTAAACCCTTTAGCCTAGGAGAGTTGGAAGTGCGGGTAGAAGCCTTGCTGCGTCGGGCTAGGGACATGAAACCCCAAGAAAACCAAGTGCTCGTTTTTAATAACTTGGTCATCGATGCTGAGCGCAGAGAAGTAACCATCAACAATGAACTGATTCCCCTGACTGCCCTAGAGTTTGATTTGCTATATTTTCTCGCTAGCCATCCAGGGCGAGTTTGGCGCAGAGAAGAGTTAATTCAACAGGTTTGGGACTATGAGTACGTGGGTGATAAGCGGGTTGTTGATGTCCACATTGGGCAAATTCGCAAAAAGATTGAAATAGACACGTCGCAGCCTGCGTTAATTCAAACTGTCCGTGGTGTTGGTTACAAGTTTGAAGGTTCTCAAGCTTAA
- a CDS encoding CPP1-like family protein — protein MSDLSAYEQLGVTEDASFDEIQEARNRLIAEFSHDRKQ, from the coding sequence ATGAGTGATCTAAGTGCTTATGAACAGCTTGGCGTTACCGAAGATGCCTCATTTGATGAGATTCAGGAGGCTCGCAATCGCTTGATCGCAGAGTTTAGTCACGATCGCAAACAA